Genomic DNA from Verrucomicrobiota bacterium:
GCAAGGCCACAACCCCGGAGATGGCTTGCACCGTGCTGTTGGTGGAAGACGAACTCACCTCGCGTAATGTGGTCGCCATCGCCCTCAAACGAATGGGCTTTACGGTGCTGACGGCGGCGGACGGCGTCGAGGCGGTGGAACTCTTCCGGCAGCACCAGGCGATCATCCGCTGCGTGCTCTGCGACCTAACGATGCCCCGCATGAACGGCTGGGAAACGTTGACCGCGTTGCGCCAACTCGCACCCGGCCTCCCGGTGATCCTGGCCAGTGGTTACGGCGAAGATCAGGTAATGGAAGGCCATCACCCGGAAATGCCCCAGGCGTTTTTGGGCAAGCCTTACGAATTGAAGGAACTGCGCCAAACGCTCGCACGCGTGTTGGCCCCGGCCACCGACTGAATCCGGCTACGAAAGCAAAAGGCCGGCTTGCGCCGGCCTTGTTGCGTGAAATGATTGGGCTTCCGGTTACTTCTTGGGTTCGCTGGCCGGTGCCTTGGGGGTGCCCGACGGAGGTTTGGGCGGTTCCACCGGCTTCAGGCTTTCGTCCAGAATTTCAATCGCGGCCTCACTCTTCATTTTCTCCAAGAAGGGCTGCATCTGCTTGCGCACTTCCTGGCCTTGCAACCCCTTCTTGATGTCTTCGGACACCGCCGCGTATTCGGATTTTTTGGCGGGAAACTTTTCCAGGGTCTTGATGATGTGATAGCCGAAGGTGGTGGTCACCACGTCGCTGATCTTACCAACTTCCTGGCCAAACGCAGCCGCCTCGAACTCGGGCACCATCTGGCCGCGGCCAAAGGTGTATTCGCCGCCTTTGTCCTTGGAACCAGGGTCATCGGAAAACTCCTTGGCGAGCTTGCCAAAGTCTTCGCCCTTCTTGGCGCGTTCCAGAATGCTCTCGGCCAGCTTGCGCTTCTCCGCCTTCTTGGCTTCGGGCAAATCTTTCTTCTGGGCGGGGTTTGGGGTGGGATCTTCCGAATCCTTGGTGCCGATCAGGACATGCGCGGCGCGCACGCGTTCCGGTTCCTCGAATTGCTTGGCATTTTCGTCGTAGTATTTCTTGGCATCGGCATCCGAGATGGTGATTTTGGAACGAACTTCGCGCCCGACGACTTCGTCGCATAAGGCTTGTTCGGTGACGCGGTTGGTGAACTGAGCCATGCTCATGCCCAGCGCCTTGATCTGGGTCTCGAACATTTCCGGGTTGGGCATGCGCTTGCGGGAGTCCGCAATGAATTTCTCCACCTGGTCTTTGGCCTTGGTTTTATCCTCGGCGGTGGCACGGTTGAGGAGCAGGTGGGTAATGACGAGGCGGTCAAGCAGCATGGCCTCATACTTGCCGCGCTGTTCGAGCGGGATTTGCTGGCCCTGGTTGCGGGCGTTGGCGGCCAGCAACGTGTACGCCTCATCCACTTCCGAGCGCTTGATTTCAATGCTTTTGCCCTTGGCCACGACTTTGTCCGGGAACAGGTCGTTCAGCGTCGCGGCGGGCGCGGCGGCAGGTTTATCCGCTTTGGTTTCAGCGGCAGTGGCGCAGGTCAGGGCAAAAGCCGTGAAGCCGGCGACGGTGAGTACGATGGGTAGTTTTTTCATTAGTTCTTCGGTTGCTTATGCCTTCGTATCTTCAGAGTGAGGAGCGCCATAAATAAATGGAGGCTGCAGGGTTTCTGCCCGCAACCGCCGGCGTATCAGGCACCAAAGCCGTCGGCGATAAAATGTTATATTGGGATTTCCGGGCTGAATTTATAATTTAACGGTCCGGACGTTAAAGATGTCGGGATCTTTCTGCATCTCCTCCACCACAGCCTCCGAGGGGACGCTATCGAGGTTTAAGACGGTGAGGGCCTGGCCACCGACGGCATCGCGGCTGAGGCTCATGTTGGCAATGTTGATGTTGTGCTTGCCCATCAGGGTGCCAATCTGGCCAACGATGCCCGGGCGATCTTTGTTATTGAAGATGCAAAGCACGCCGGAGGGGATGATCTCGACCGGTTGCCCCAGCAGGCGCACAATGCGCGGTTGATGTTTCTTGCCAAGGATCGTGCCGCCGGCGCTGACCTTCTGGGTGCCCGAGAACGCGGCGATGTGCAGCCATTCATTGTAATCGCTTTCCTCATTGGATTTGATTTCTTCCACCAGCACACCGCGCGAATTGGCCACGCTGCGCACGTTGACGGAATTCACCTCTTTGCCAACCGTCTGGGCCAGGAAGCCCATGAGCACGTGCCGGGTAACGAGGTCCGTGGGGATTTCCGCCGCCTTGCCGCCAAAGGTAATGACGATGCGATCATTGCGCTTCGGGGCCACCTGCGCCAACACCGCGCCCAACTTCTCGCCGAGGCTGAGGAACGGTTTCACGGCTTCGTACGTCTTGGCGTCCAAGCTGGGCATGTTCACCGCGTTGCGCACCGCCCCGGTAGTCAGGTATTCAATGATTTGTTCGGCCACTTCGATGCCGACGTTTTCCTGCGCCTCGTCGGTGCTGGCACCCAAATGCGGCGTCATGATGACCTGCGGTAATTCGCGCAGCGCGAAATCTTTCGGCGGCGGTTCCACTTCATAAACGTCCAGCGCCGCCCCGGCGACTTTGCCCGCCTTGATGGCTTCAAAAAGATCCTTTTCATTGACGATGCCGCCGCGCGCGCAATTCAGAATCCGCACCCCTGTCTTCATCTTGGCGAACGCCGCCGCGTTGACCATGCCCTTGGTTTCATCCGTCATCGGCATGTGGACGGTGATGAAATCCGCCTGGGTGAAGATCTCGTTCAGCTCGACCACTTCGACCTGCATCGCCTTGGCGCGAGCCAACGAGAGGTACGGATCATACGCCAGGACCTTCATGCCAAAGGCAATGGCGCGTTTGGCCACTTCGCCACCGATGCGGCCCATGCCGAGAATACCGAGGGTCTTCTGATACAGTTCCATGCCGGAGTACGCCTTGCGGTTCCATTCGCCCGCCTTCATCGAGGCATTCGCCTGCGGAATCTTGCGGGCGAGGGACATGAGCATCGAAAACGTCAGTTCGGCGGTGGAAATCGTGTTGCCGCCGGGCGTATTCATCACCAACACCCCGTGCTCGGTGGCGGCTTCGACATCCACGTTGTCCACCCCTACCCCGGCGCGGCCCACCACGCGCAAATGCTTGGCGGCTTCCATCACCTTGCGGGTGACCTTGGTTTCAGAACGCACGACCATGGCGTGCGTGTCCGCCACGAGCGGCAACAGTTCCGCCTCGGTGAGCTTCTGTTTGAGCACCGTGACATTGAACCCGGCACACTTTTGCAGAAGGGCAATGCCCTTCGGCGATACTGGATCACAGACCAAAATATTCTTCATAATAAAAACTGGCGGGAATCTAAAACAACCGGTCCGGCGGGTCAATGAAGGATTTTAGGCCGGCGGGAATCACGTTGCCGGTGAAGCGCTTGCATCCGCCACTAATAACCCGCTTACGGCGCAGAAAACGCCCTGCGGGGCAGGCGCGCTACTTCGTCGGCGCTTTGCGACCAGGCACGAAGGTTACCTGGATTTTGGTGAAGTTCTTCTGATCCGGGAAAACCTGCTTGGGCGTCGCCATCCCTTTTTCAAACGGGAAAACCGCCAACGGCCCGCCCCCGTTGTGGTCGGTGAATTCCACGACGAACCGATATTTGCCATCCGGCATGGACTGTTGTTTGCCGTCGCATCCGTCCCAGGTTGCGGTGCGCGTTCCGTGGGAACTTAGCGTTGCGCCGGTGGAACCATCCACGGCCGCGAGACCCGCGCGGGCCTGATTCCAAGCGCCAAGATATTTCTGCCGTTTGCCGCCAAAGCGCGTGATCGTCTTGACGAAATTGGTATTGGCATCCGTCACCCACACGGCCAGCACATTTTTGGGACTGTATTTGCCATGGGGATTCACGGTGGTAAATTCCAGCGTCGCGGTTCCCTCGGTCGCCGTAGCGCCGAACAGTCTGCCCGCCATCGCGAGCAGCAAAACGACCACCCACCCAGTCAAAAGTTGAGTTTGTTTGATCATAGCGTCTTTAAAGGAAATGGTGCGCGATATAGGATTTGAACCTATGACCCCTTCCGTGTCAAGGAAGTGCTCTACCCCTGAGCTAACCGCGCACGCGGTGGACGCGTATTAGGGAGAATCCCGGCGCATTTGGCAAGCGCGAATCTCAAAAAAATCATCCCCTTTACCGCCCGCCGGTTTCGTGCTAAGAGAAAGGCCATGATTATTGTTGCCCGCTGCCTGCTCGCCGCCGCCTTTCTGGGTTGGCTGTGTCAACCCGTCGCCGCCGAGGTGCGCCTGGCGCAAACCAATGGTGAATGGCGGGTGTCCGCCGCCGGTTATGAGGCGACGGTGGGAGCCGATGGCTGCCTGACGAGCTTCCGCGTCGGCGGCCAGGAGTTCTTCAAGTCCGCCGCCAAATTCCCGCGCGGATTGTATCCTTTCCTGAACGGGCTACTGCCCGTACCACAGGTCACGCGGGAAGCGGATGCGCTGGTGGCGCGCGGGGACAAGGTTTCCGCGCGTTATGAGTTTGCCAACAACGCAATCACGTACACGCTATCCAATCAGCACAAGGAGAAAATCCTGGGCGTGCTGGTGCTTGATCCTGCCGTGAAGGTGGTGAACGACGCCGGCAAGCTGCGAAAAACCCCCACGGCCAACAGCACGCAGAAAGTCACCTGGTTCGCGGGCAGTGCCAGCCTGGGCATGGAGGGCGGGTCGCGGATTTGGAGGCCGTGGGGCGACGGCTTACAGGTATGGGAAGTGGCGGTCGCGGCCAATGAGTCACAGCAGGTGCGCCTGACCGCCAACCCGGCCACGCCGGAGCAACTGGCCAAGGCCCGCGAGTTCGCCAACCGGCCACCGCCGCCACCACCCCAAGACCCGAAGGGGCCGATGTGGGATTTGGCGGCGTTATCCAAAGCGCCCAAGACCTTTCCGGCGGCGGCGTTTCAGACGAATGAATTGCAGGCGCTGTTTTTTGAGGGGTTGCCGTTCGAGGGCAAACCCACGCGGGTGTTCGCCTGGCTCGGGATGCCCAAGGTAAAGCCCGGTCAAAAGGTCCCAGGCATGGTGTTGATTCACGGCGGCGGCGGGACGGCATTCGCGGAATGGGTACGCCTGTGGAATGAGCGCGGTTACGCCGCGATTGCCATGGATACGTGTGGTTGCGTACCCGGTGGCAGTCATAAAGAGGGACGACCGCATCATGCCGACGGCGGCCCGGCGGGTTGGGGCGGCTGGGGGCAGATTGATTGGGCGCGCGAGGACCAGTGGACGTACCACGCCGTGGCGGATGCCGTGCTGGCGCACTCGCTGTTGCGCGCCTGCCCGGAGGTGGACGCCCAGCGCATCGGTTTGACGGGCATTTCCTGGGGCGGCTACCTGACCTGCATCGTGGCCGGGGTGGATTCGCGGTTCCGGTTCGCCGTGCCGGTGTATGGCTGCGGCTTCACGGATGAGCATGGTTTCGCCGGCAGCGTGAAGAGCCTCGGCCCGGAACGCGCCGCGCGCTGGATGCGCTGGTGGGATCCTTCGGCGTACCTGCCCAAGGCCGCGATGCCGTTCCTGTGGGTCACGGGCAGCAACGATTTTGCCTACACCATGAACGCGCTGCAAAAATCGTACCGCCTGCCCACGGGCGGGCGCAACCTCTGCATCCGCCTGCGCATGCCGCACGGCCACGGCGGGGCGGGCGAGAAGCCCAAGGAAATCCAGATATTCGCCGACAGCCTCCTGAAGGACGGCGCGCCGTTGCCGCGCGTGACCGCCCAAGGCCGCGAGGCCCGCACCGCCTGGGCCACGTGCGAATCCAAGGTGCCCGTGGCCAAGGCCGAACTCTGCTTCACCCGCGACACCGGCAAGTGGCAGGATCGCAAGTGGGAGCTGGCCCCCGCGCAGCTCGTGGCGGGCAAGGCCACGGCTCCCCTGCCCGACCAGACGAAGGTGTATTACTTCAACTTCACCGACGAGCGGGAGTGCGTCGTCAGCACCGAGCACGAGGAACTCCCGTAACGCCCCGCCATGGACCTTACCAACCCGAGCTGGCTCGATGCCAATTACCTCTGGGCTTCCGTCATCTGGAGCGCGGTCGGGATGGGCTATTTTGTTTATGGCAAGCGCCAGCAGGCTTTGGGGCCGCTGTTTGGCGGCATATTCATAATGGGTGCCTCGTACTTTATCACCTCCGCCGCCGGGCTGAGTGCGCTCAGTCTCGCCATTATGGCCGCGATTTACTTCCTGGGGCGGGATTAGTCGCACCGCCAGCCCGCAAATTATTCTTGTAACTCCCCCCGCGTTTCTTTACAACGATTGGCACATTTAAACGGTACCCAAATATAATATATGATGAAAACATGCTCTGTGATTACCACGGTTGGCAGCGCGCTGTTGCTCGCCGCCACGGTTTCTTCCGCTTCCACCGGTTCGCCCTTCTACGGCGATCCCCCGGATGAACGCCATGCCTGGGCCGTCCACGACCACAACCGCCCGCAGCCGCCCCGCGTGGAACCCCTGCCGGCCAGCTCGCTGGATACCAAGGCGCCCGCCGGAGCCGTGATTCTTTGCGACGGCACCGAGGCCTCCCTGGCCAACTGGGAAGCCGACAAGAACGGCAACGAACCCACCAAGTGGATCATCCACGACGGCGCGATGGAATGCGTGCCGAAGTCCGGCTACGTCCGCACCAAGCAGAAGTTCGGCGATTGCCAGTTGCACGTCGAATGGGCCGCGCCGACCCCGCCTCAGGGCGAAAGCCAGGGCCGTGGCAACAGCGGCATTTTCCTCATGGGCGCGGTGGAAATCCAGGTGCTCGACAATTACAACAACCCGACCTACGCCGACGGTTTCGCCTGCTCCATGTACGGCGTGAACCCGCCCAAGGCCAACGCGCTGCGGCCCCCCGGCGAATTTCAATGCATTGATATCGAATTCCGCCGACCCGTTTACAAGGATGGCCAATGCGTCGAGCCCGGCTACGTCACCGTGAAATGCAACGGCATCCTCGTGCAGGACCATACGCAGATCGAAGGCGGCACCGGCCATCGCGGCCGCAGCAAGCCCGGCCCGCTCCCGGAAGTCGGCCCGCTCAAACTGCAGGACCACGGCAACCCGGTGCGTTTCCGCAACATCTGGATCCGTGAATTGCCGCCCCGCAGCGGCGCGATCACGACCTACGGCCCGCTGAGCGCCAGCGAAGTCGCCGCCCAGCGCAAAGAGACCGCCGCCACCCTCCGCAAGGACGCCGCCACCCTCACCGAACCCGTGGCCAAGGCGACCCGACTCATGGAATCGCTCGTCTATGAAAACGACGCCGCCACCCTCAAGCAAGTCGAACAGATGTTCGGCGAGTACGTCGGCAAGCTCAAGGCGCTCCCGGCGGACAAACTGAACGCCGCCAAAGATGAGGCCAAGCGCACCGCTGAATATTTTGGTTACATGGGTAAATTCAAACTGCTGCCGGAAGGCTTCGCCCCGAAGGCCGAGCTGACCCAGTTCGTCAAGCAGCAAGGCTGGGACAAGAAGAAGTAAGCGGACTCAGTCTCCCGAACGTTCTCTCGCACTGGCAGCCGTCCCAAACGGCTGCCAGTTTGCTTTTATAGCGGGGCCCAGGCGTCCTTGCGATTGCGCAGCCACCACCAGCGAGGATGATTTGATGCGCCGCACGCCGTTATTCTGGAGCAAATTCGTCCAACCCAAGCTGGAGAAGGATTGTAAGCGTAACGCCGAGCACCTCTTGACAAGAGGTGAGAGAACCATGAGAGGCGTCAGATAAATCGGCTCTGACGGTTATGAGGCGAGGCGTTGTAGCGCTGGCTGGTGGCGCTTCGACCAAGCCGCCGGGGTGACTTCCGGGATTTGGCGGTTGGTCATGTGGGGCAGGCGGGTGAGGACTTCTTTGAGATAGCTGTACGGGTCCAACTGACGGCGGCGGCAACTTTCAATCACCGTGTAAAGGATGGCACTGCGTTCGCCCGCGTCCGCGTCCCCAATAAAGAGCCAGTTCTTTTTGCCGAGGGCGGTGGGCCGGATGGCATTCTCGACCAAATTATTATCAATCTCCACCCGGCCATCATTGAGGTAAACCTCCAAACCCGGCAGTTGGCCTAACGCATATTCCAAGGCGGCACCCATGGCGCTCTGCGGCAGAAAGCGTTTCTTGGCCTGGAGACCGAGCCAGGCACGTTTCAGCCGCTGGACGATGGGGCGGCTCTGGCTTGCCCGGATGGCTTCCCGCAAGGCCGGACCCGCTTTCACGCGGCGCAATTCGGCTTCAATCCGGTAAAGGTTTTGGATCTGGCGCAAGATCCAGCCAGCCGTCGACGGGGCGGTTTCGCGGGCTTCATAGAACTTGCGCCGCACATGCGCCCAGCAGCCCGCCAGCGTGATGGGTTTGGCATGACTCTTGGCAAACGCCCGATAAGCGGTGTACCCATCGCATTGGACTGTGCCCGTAAAATCCACCGGGATGACGCGTTCCAGGCAGGCGGCGGCCCGGCTGGTGTGCCACTGGAAAAAGACATCGCCACCGGGACGACTGCCTGTCCATAGATACCCTTGCCGGGCCCGGCCGGCGCCGGGCTCCAGATAATCAATGGGCGTTTCGTCCACCTGCACATAACCACCCGCCATGACCCCGGTGCGAATCTGCTCATAGATGGGTTTGAGCCACGCGGCCGCCAGATCCACCCACCGGGCTAAGGTTTGGCGAGGGAGATAAACCCCATGGCGGCGTTGAAAAATCTGTTCCTGCCGATACAGCGGCAAGTGGTCGCAATACTTGGCGACCACGAGGTGCGCGATCAAGGCGGGGGTAGCCAGGCAGCGTTCTTGCAACGTCGGCGGCAAAGGCGCGATCACGGGCGGATTCTCCGGCTCCGCGCGTTGCACGTATTTACGGCGCACCACCCGTCGGCGCAAGAACCGCCCCGGTTCGTAATCCAGTTGCTCATTCACCTCCTGGCCGATGCAGCGCCACTGCTCCGGTTGGGCCTTGACCGGCTCCGGATCAATGACCTCTTCGATGACGGGCAGGTTCTCCGGCAGCCGGTTCACGCGGGCGTTGCGTGGGGCACGCACCGTCGGAGTTGGGGCGGGCGGCGTGGCGGGTGCGGGGGCAGCAGCCGGGGCGGCCCCGTGTGCCAGTCCGAGCAAAAGCTGGAGTTGCGCCGGATCGAGTTTTTCGCTGCTGGAGCCAAACACGCGGCGCACCAGCGCATCGATCTTTTGCCGCAACAATTCGTTCTCGCGCAGGCTCTGCGCCAACGCCGCCTGGCATTCTTCCAGGCGGCGGCTCAGTGCTTGTTCGCGCGGCGTCAGCGTCACGATGATCAGACGCTGGCCTTGCCGCGATGTTCAATATATTTGCAATATTATTTAAATTATTTTACGACCGCGACTCACCCCTCGCGCTCATACCACGGCCGCAGCTTGGCCCCGCGCAAATCCACCCCCTCGGTCAACAACGCCAGGGCCTCCGGGCGCACGCACAGCTTGAGCGTTCCCGGTGCGAGGGTCTTGGGCCAGGAGAAGGTGCCCTGTTCCAACCGCTTGGTCAGCACCCACAGCCCGGTGCCATCCCAGCAGAGGATCTTCAACCGATTGTGCCGGCGGTTGGTGAACACAAACAGCGCGCCTTGCCGGGGATCCTCGCCCAAGCGTTCGGCGGCCAGCGCGTGCAGCCCGTTGAAGCCTTTGCGCATATCGCACGCCTCGACGGCCACGAATACCTTGAGACTGCCGGTAAAGGTTAACATGGCTTCTGCTCCAGCGCCCGGACCAACGCCACCACCCACTCGATCTGGCGGGCATCCGAAAGCTCGGCGCGCACGCCCCGGGGAAGTTGCAAGCCCAGGGCCTTGCCACTGCCGGTCATGGGTACTTGGGTTTCCTGGACGACCGCCTCCAGCCAGCGAACCGTCGCGGGAGAGGCGCCAGCCTGCGAAGGGGGATTGGCTAACCCCCGCGCGCGCTTGCGGCGCAGTGCCCACGCCGCAAAGGTTTGATACTTGACGCCCACCAGCGCGGCGAACTTGGCCCCGCACAGGCCACTCTGTTCAAATTCGTTGAGCAGTTGCTCCCGGCGGCTGGGCGGGGTAAACACACGGCCACGCGTGTCGGTTTTGAGGACCAGCGGACTGGCTTCGGACGGCGGATTGTTCATCGTTGTCATAGCCGATGACTATGACAGTTCTACAGCGGTGCGCCAGAGGTGCTAGGCGTTACGCTTACGAAGGATTTCCAGGGTTTGTACCGCTATCTCAACGTCCCTACCCCGACGGCCCGAATCACTACCTGGTCAAAATCGAGGCCAAACTGGCAAAGCTACAGCGGAAACTCGCGACGATGCAGGTTATGCAGCCAGCTTGAGCGGGGTGCCCCCCTCAACGGGCTCCACTGGTTCGAGTCAGCGCTTCGCTCACGCTAAAGAATGCCGGCTTAGGCTGGCACTGCCGGTCGAACAGCATCGCGTGGTTGATCCGTCCTTGAATCGGGTAAGTATTCAGCCAGCTTCGCCCGTCATGCAGTCCCCAGAAGGTAACCCGGGTGACTTTATCCCGATGTTTGGCCAGTAGCCGGAACAATTCGGCGTATTGATCGGCCTGTTGTTTCAGGATTTCCGGCGGACAGATCGCTGCCTGGGGTTTTGCGCCCGGTTTGGCTTTCTCAGTCATGGCCAGGTCGGCGCCTGAGTTGCGCCGTCCCAGCACGTCCATGTCCAATTCCGTGATCATCACTTTCACGCCCGCCTGATAGAACTCCTCGATGCTCGCTTCCAGGTTGCGGAGCGGCACGCGGTCCAGCGCGTAATGCCCCTGGATGCCCACCGCGTCCAGCCGGCAACCGGCCGCCTTGAGCCGCGTGATCAGCTTCAGCACCTGCTTGCGTTTGCCCGGGCTCTCAATGTCGAAGTCGTTATAATAAAGCTGCACGTTGGGATCGGCTTCCCGCGCATACTGGAACGCCTTCTCGACGAAATCCTCGCCCACCGTGCTCAACCATTTGGAGCGTCGCAGGCCGTTCGGCTGGTGCTCATCAATCGCCTCGTTGACCACGTCCCAGCCCACCACTTGCCCCTGATAATGCTTCACCAGCGTTTGGATGTGGTTCTTCATCCGCTGCAGGACCAGCTCGCGCTTGGCCGGTTGGTTCCCGTCCTGGAACATCCAATCCGGGCATTGCTCGTGCCAGACCAGGCAATGGCCCACCAGCTTCATGTTATTGCTGCGCGCGAAGGCCGCCAGGGAATCGCCCGCCGCAAAGCGGAATTCGTTCTCGCGCGGCTCGGTCGGGGCGGGCTTCATGCAATTCTCGGCGGTCAGGCTGTTGAATTGTTCGCGCAACAGGGCCAGCTCCGTTTCTTTGAACGAGCCGGGCAACGACGGCACGGCGCAGCCGATATCAAAGTAGCCGCGGTAAGTTTCCTTGAGCGGCCGCGTTGGCGGCGCGGCCTGCAGGGAGGCGCAGAGGGATAACGTCAACCACACCGCTGGCAATGTCATGAATCGCTTCATCATAATCATACTCTACTTCCACAGGAACCCGACCAGCGTGCAGAGGATCGCGATCAGCGCGGCCACCAGCGATTCCCCGGCGATGAAGCCGGAGGCAATCGGGATGGAAAACACGTCGGCGTCTTTCTCATCCCACTTCATCCACAGCCACGCCAGCACGGCGCCGATGGCCATCGAGAGGCTGTTCTGAAACGGGATGACCCACGCCAACCCCAACCCCATCGCCGAGGGCAGGTACGGCGCGGTTTTGGGGAACAGCCGTTCCAGCACCGGCAACAGCACGCCCAGCAGCGCCCCGACCACAATCGCCCAGCGCGCCGTATGCGGCAACATCTGCACGCCTTGCGTCAACAGGTCTGCCACCGCTTTCCACATGTTGGCGGCGGGCGGGTTGAAGGCTTCCAGCGCGGCGCGGTCCGGCACCATCAGGTACCACGCCGGGATGATCGCCAGCGTGCCGAAAAAGATCCCGATGAACTGCGCGATGAATTGCTTGCGGGGATTGGCCCCCAGCAAGTAACCGCTCTTCAAGTCCGTCAGCAGGTCGGCGGAACTGCTCCCGGCGGAGGCCGTCAGGCCCGCCGCCGTCAGGTTGATGGTCACGTTGCCTTTCGCGCCGGGCAACACGGCATACAATAACTGCGTCAACTTCCCCATGGCGCCGATGGGCGTCGTATCCGTCTCCCCCGTGGCGCGGCAGCACACCAGCGACACAATGAACGACATCGCCACCGCCAGCAGCCCGAGGAAGATGTTAATCTTGAAGGCGACATATTGAACAATCACCAGCCCCACGGTGATGGGGATCAACCCGGCGATCAGCCACGTCACCGGCACCTCGATGGCGGCGAGCGCGTCATGCTGCGTGGTCTTCTCAGTCTTCTTGAACACATTGAAGGCGCGGCTCAGCGTGCGCCATTGCAGCGCCACGGACGTCAGGCTGGAGAACACCATGATCGCCGTGCCGCCCCAGAGCGCCCAGCGCACCGGGTTGATGACGCCGTTCTTCACCGTGAACGTGTGGATGTACCCCGCCACCCCGGCATTCGCCACATCCA
This window encodes:
- a CDS encoding peptidylprolyl isomerase — encoded protein: MKKLPIVLTVAGFTAFALTCATAAETKADKPAAAPAATLNDLFPDKVVAKGKSIEIKRSEVDEAYTLLAANARNQGQQIPLEQRGKYEAMLLDRLVITHLLLNRATAEDKTKAKDQVEKFIADSRKRMPNPEMFETQIKALGMSMAQFTNRVTEQALCDEVVGREVRSKITISDADAKKYYDENAKQFEEPERVRAAHVLIGTKDSEDPTPNPAQKKDLPEAKKAEKRKLAESILERAKKGEDFGKLAKEFSDDPGSKDKGGEYTFGRGQMVPEFEAAAFGQEVGKISDVVTTTFGYHIIKTLEKFPAKKSEYAAVSEDIKKGLQGQEVRKQMQPFLEKMKSEAAIEILDESLKPVEPPKPPSGTPKAPASEPKK
- the serA gene encoding phosphoglycerate dehydrogenase; the encoded protein is MKNILVCDPVSPKGIALLQKCAGFNVTVLKQKLTEAELLPLVADTHAMVVRSETKVTRKVMEAAKHLRVVGRAGVGVDNVDVEAATEHGVLVMNTPGGNTISTAELTFSMLMSLARKIPQANASMKAGEWNRKAYSGMELYQKTLGILGMGRIGGEVAKRAIAFGMKVLAYDPYLSLARAKAMQVEVVELNEIFTQADFITVHMPMTDETKGMVNAAAFAKMKTGVRILNCARGGIVNEKDLFEAIKAGKVAGAALDVYEVEPPPKDFALRELPQVIMTPHLGASTDEAQENVGIEVAEQIIEYLTTGAVRNAVNMPSLDAKTYEAVKPFLSLGEKLGAVLAQVAPKRNDRIVITFGGKAAEIPTDLVTRHVLMGFLAQTVGKEVNSVNVRSVANSRGVLVEEIKSNEESDYNEWLHIAAFSGTQKVSAGGTILGKKHQPRIVRLLGQPVEIIPSGVLCIFNNKDRPGIVGQIGTLMGKHNINIANMSLSRDAVGGQALTVLNLDSVPSEAVVEEMQKDPDIFNVRTVKL
- a CDS encoding DUF2271 domain-containing protein, translating into MIKQTQLLTGWVVVLLLAMAGRLFGATATEGTATLEFTTVNPHGKYSPKNVLAVWVTDANTNFVKTITRFGGKRQKYLGAWNQARAGLAAVDGSTGATLSSHGTRTATWDGCDGKQQSMPDGKYRFVVEFTDHNGGGPLAVFPFEKGMATPKQVFPDQKNFTKIQVTFVPGRKAPTK
- a CDS encoding acetylxylan esterase, coding for MIIVARCLLAAAFLGWLCQPVAAEVRLAQTNGEWRVSAAGYEATVGADGCLTSFRVGGQEFFKSAAKFPRGLYPFLNGLLPVPQVTREADALVARGDKVSARYEFANNAITYTLSNQHKEKILGVLVLDPAVKVVNDAGKLRKTPTANSTQKVTWFAGSASLGMEGGSRIWRPWGDGLQVWEVAVAANESQQVRLTANPATPEQLAKAREFANRPPPPPPQDPKGPMWDLAALSKAPKTFPAAAFQTNELQALFFEGLPFEGKPTRVFAWLGMPKVKPGQKVPGMVLIHGGGGTAFAEWVRLWNERGYAAIAMDTCGCVPGGSHKEGRPHHADGGPAGWGGWGQIDWAREDQWTYHAVADAVLAHSLLRACPEVDAQRIGLTGISWGGYLTCIVAGVDSRFRFAVPVYGCGFTDEHGFAGSVKSLGPERAARWMRWWDPSAYLPKAAMPFLWVTGSNDFAYTMNALQKSYRLPTGGRNLCIRLRMPHGHGGAGEKPKEIQIFADSLLKDGAPLPRVTAQGREARTAWATCESKVPVAKAELCFTRDTGKWQDRKWELAPAQLVAGKATAPLPDQTKVYYFNFTDERECVVSTEHEELP
- a CDS encoding amino acid transport protein, coding for MDLTNPSWLDANYLWASVIWSAVGMGYFVYGKRQQALGPLFGGIFIMGASYFITSAAGLSALSLAIMAAIYFLGRD
- a CDS encoding DUF1080 domain-containing protein translates to MITTVGSALLLAATVSSASTGSPFYGDPPDERHAWAVHDHNRPQPPRVEPLPASSLDTKAPAGAVILCDGTEASLANWEADKNGNEPTKWIIHDGAMECVPKSGYVRTKQKFGDCQLHVEWAAPTPPQGESQGRGNSGIFLMGAVEIQVLDNYNNPTYADGFACSMYGVNPPKANALRPPGEFQCIDIEFRRPVYKDGQCVEPGYVTVKCNGILVQDHTQIEGGTGHRGRSKPGPLPEVGPLKLQDHGNPVRFRNIWIRELPPRSGAITTYGPLSASEVAAQRKETAATLRKDAATLTEPVAKATRLMESLVYENDAATLKQVEQMFGEYVGKLKALPADKLNAAKDEAKRTAEYFGYMGKFKLLPEGFAPKAELTQFVKQQGWDKKK
- a CDS encoding IS66 family transposase; the protein is MEECQAALAQSLRENELLRQKIDALVRRVFGSSSEKLDPAQLQLLLGLAHGAAPAAAPAPATPPAPTPTVRAPRNARVNRLPENLPVIEEVIDPEPVKAQPEQWRCIGQEVNEQLDYEPGRFLRRRVVRRKYVQRAEPENPPVIAPLPPTLQERCLATPALIAHLVVAKYCDHLPLYRQEQIFQRRHGVYLPRQTLARWVDLAAAWLKPIYEQIRTGVMAGGYVQVDETPIDYLEPGAGRARQGYLWTGSRPGGDVFFQWHTSRAAACLERVIPVDFTGTVQCDGYTAYRAFAKSHAKPITLAGCWAHVRRKFYEARETAPSTAGWILRQIQNLYRIEAELRRVKAGPALREAIRASQSRPIVQRLKRAWLGLQAKKRFLPQSAMGAALEYALGQLPGLEVYLNDGRVEIDNNLVENAIRPTALGKKNWLFIGDADAGERSAILYTVIESCRRRQLDPYSYLKEVLTRLPHMTNRQIPEVTPAAWSKRHQPALQRLAS
- the tnpB gene encoding IS66 family insertion sequence element accessory protein TnpB (TnpB, as the term is used for proteins encoded by IS66 family insertion elements, is considered an accessory protein, since TnpC, encoded by a neighboring gene, is a DDE family transposase.); amino-acid sequence: MLTFTGSLKVFVAVEACDMRKGFNGLHALAAERLGEDPRQGALFVFTNRRHNRLKILCWDGTGLWVLTKRLEQGTFSWPKTLAPGTLKLCVRPEALALLTEGVDLRGAKLRPWYEREG